Part of the Pseudomonas lijiangensis genome is shown below.
CTGATTGCCTCCATCGGCCTGCCGGTTCTGGTGGTGTGCGGCACTCAGGATGCCGTGACCACACCGGCAGACGGGCGCTTCATGATCGAGCGTATTCAGGGCGCACAGATGATCGAGCTGCATGCGGCGCATCTGTCGAACGTCGAGGCAGGGGAATTGTTCATGCAGCCCGTGCTGGCATTTCTGACTGGCGAATGACTCACGCTGTCCCCACCCCCGTAGCGCTGCCATAATCGCCACTCAGAATGCGAGGGTGGCGCGGTGTTTGATCTCAATGATCTGTTCTATTTCGTTCAGGTGGTCGAGTGCCAGGGATTTGCGGCGGCCAGTCGCAAGCTGGGTATTCCCAAGTCCAAGCTCAGTCGCCGGGTGGCAGGGCTTGAAGAGCGCCTTGGGGTCAGGCTGATTCAGCGCTCCACACGCAAGTTTGCCGTCACCGAAAGCGGCCGTGATTACTACGGCCACTGTGTCGCGATGATGGTCGAGGCCGAGGCTGCCGAAGAAGCCATCGCCCGTTCCAGGGCCGAGCCTCAAGGGCGAGTGAGCATCAGTTGCCCGCCGGGGCTGGCAGCCATGGGCGTCAGTGAAACCATTGCCCGTTTCATGGTGGCCCATCCCAAGGTTCAGGTGCATGTCGAAAGCTCCAATCGGCGCGTCGATCCCTTGACCGAAAACATCGATATCGCCTTGCGCGTTCGCTTTCCGCCTCTGGAGGATGACGGGCTGGTGGTCAAGATTCTCGGGCACAGTGCCCAGCGTCTGGTTGCGCATCCGGCACTGGCCAGCCAGTTGTCCGCCACGCCCACTTTTGAAGAGCTGTCGGCCATGCCCAGCCTTGATTTTCCGTCATCGACTCACGAGCATCGCTGGGTGCTGATTACCGGGGCTGGCGAGTATGCCGAGGTGCGACACACGCCCAAACTGATCTGTTCCGACCTGACAACCATTCGCGAGGCTGCGTTGCATGGAGTAGGGGTTGCGCAACTTCCGGAGATTCTCGTACGGGAGGCTTTGCAGGATGGTCGGCTGGTGGAGCTGTTCGCCGGGTCCCCGCCCAAGTGTGGCATCGTGCATGCCGTATTCGCATCGCGTCGTGGCTTGCTGCCCGCAGTCAGAGGGTTGCTGGATGCGCTGGATGAGGATTTCAAGGTATTACAGGCCGACCTGGGAGATGCTCGCTGTCCTATAAGTGGAACGAAGCATCATGTTTTTGCCGACTAATTGATAATTGGAATTGCATATAGGATGACCGCCATTGATCGCCCGATGGCGATTCTCATTAGGGAAGTCCGTTATGACAATTCTGCACATCGATTCCAGCATTCTTGGCGACCATTCCGCTTCACGTCAGCTCAGCCGTAGTGTTGTCCAGGCTTATCAGGCCATCAATGCCGATAGCCAGGTGATCTACCGCGACCTGGCCAGCGATGCCCTGAGCCATTTCTCGGCTGCCACTCTGGCTGCTGCAGGCACTCCGGCTGAAAGCCGTGATGCCGCACAACAGCAGGAAGTCGATGCAAACGAGGCGATCTTGCAGGAGTTTCTGGCTGCTGATGTGTTGATTCTGGGCGCACCGATGTACAACTTCACCATTCCCAGCCAGCTCAAGGCCTGGATCGACCGGATCACCGTTGCCGGTCGCACTTTCCGCTACAGCGAGGCTGGCCCCGAAGGCCTGTGCGCCGGCAAGAAAGTCATCGTCGTTTCCACCTCCGGTGGTTTGCATGTCGGCCAGCCAACGGGCGTCGGTCATGAAGAGCTGCTCAAGGCTTTGTTCGCCTTCATCGGTGTGACCGATCTGCAATTCGTACGCGCCCATGGCCTGGCTTATGGCGAAGAGCCCCGCGCCAATGCCATGAGTGCCGCACAACAGCATATTGAAGAGAGCCTGTTCGCAGCGGCCTGATCGCCACGATTTGCTCTTGAACCCGACAGCCCGGCGCATGGATTTGTGTCGGGCTGTCGGGTTTTTGCTGTCTATACGCTGCAACCCGAAACCTTGACAGCTTCCTTACAGGTAAGCGGAACTGTCCGGCAGTAATATGGCCCTCAGTCGGAACGCAGACGTCCGATAAAATAGTCTGGCCCGGCTTATGCACTATTTAGTGTTTAAAGACTCTCATTTCCTGTGAGAGCCGGGTGGCCGGGGCATGAAGCCCGATATCGGCGCAGAAACGGAATGTTCGGGACTACAAAGGATGAGTCTTCAAATGGTACGTCTTTGTGCAGCGATGCTGGTTATTCTGCTCAATGGCCTGATTTCAGTGCAGGCGCAGGCAGATGAGGAGTGGAGCGCAGGCTTTCATGAGCTGAGCTTTCCCGACCCTCTGGATTCGCAACTGATGCAGGCTTTTGCTTTCTACCCGTCCACGGGGTCAGAGCAGGTGAGCGTGCTGCAGGGGTACAGGGTCGAAGCCGGTGAAGATGCACCGATTGCCATGGGGCGTTTCCCCTTGCTGCTGTTGTCTCACGGCAACACCGGTAATCCGCTGGCACTGCATGATC
Proteins encoded:
- a CDS encoding LysR substrate-binding domain-containing protein, whose amino-acid sequence is MFDLNDLFYFVQVVECQGFAAASRKLGIPKSKLSRRVAGLEERLGVRLIQRSTRKFAVTESGRDYYGHCVAMMVEAEAAEEAIARSRAEPQGRVSISCPPGLAAMGVSETIARFMVAHPKVQVHVESSNRRVDPLTENIDIALRVRFPPLEDDGLVVKILGHSAQRLVAHPALASQLSATPTFEELSAMPSLDFPSSTHEHRWVLITGAGEYAEVRHTPKLICSDLTTIREAALHGVGVAQLPEILVREALQDGRLVELFAGSPPKCGIVHAVFASRRGLLPAVRGLLDALDEDFKVLQADLGDARCPISGTKHHVFAD
- a CDS encoding FMN-dependent NADH-azoreductase, whose amino-acid sequence is MTILHIDSSILGDHSASRQLSRSVVQAYQAINADSQVIYRDLASDALSHFSAATLAAAGTPAESRDAAQQQEVDANEAILQEFLAADVLILGAPMYNFTIPSQLKAWIDRITVAGRTFRYSEAGPEGLCAGKKVIVVSTSGGLHVGQPTGVGHEELLKALFAFIGVTDLQFVRAHGLAYGEEPRANAMSAAQQHIEESLFAAA